The Lampris incognitus isolate fLamInc1 chromosome 15, fLamInc1.hap2, whole genome shotgun sequence genomic interval TGTCTGCTATTCCCCAACTCACCTGCTGCGGTCAATAGGTCCCTTCTTGAAGCATCAACAATCTAACTGATTAGCCACAGTCTTGGGTTTTGCCCCTTTTCATTTCAGATGAATTATGATGTATACTTTTTTCTTCATAGGAGGGCGGATGAATGAGTTCTACACTGTTCTGACTGGAGAAACTCTTGGGGTTCATACGGAATTCATTAAAAAACATACACATAATGCTCAGATTGAAGTGGCGTCATATATGCTATGTGGTTACATCCTGGCTTTCTGTCCAATTGTCTCACGAGCTGGGACTGACATTGAGGCGGCAATGCGAGTGATTCCAGGTAAGAAATCcccttttttactactttattaataccCGTGGGGGGAAACTCTTTCCCtgcctttaacccatcccagctgtgtagctaggagcagtgggcagccaccatgcagcgtgcagcgcccggggaactTTAATATTTTATCCATTATTGACTCTTTAGCTCGATTCTTTCCTCCCTTCGTTTCTGGGCATGTTCCTATATTCTTTTGTTTCCTTCATTGATTCATTTGCTCTGTCTCTATAGCTGGTAAACCAGTGATTCTGGTGGTGCTACATAACACCTTCAACCCAGACAAACCTGTAGTTGAAAGCAGTGGAATGGTGACCAGGCAGGATATAGTACTCACTGTGGACTGCCTGTTCCATGACGGCAAGCTCTTGAAATGTCCCCGCAATAAAGCAGCATTCAATAGTGTTGCAAACCTTGTTCGACAGTGGTATCCCAAGGTACTGAATGCATTTTTTCCAAGTATACCAAATGTAGATATCTGAATTTCATAACATGAATAAATCTGGTGACTAATAGTAATGCAATGCTGAGGTTCACAGTTCAAGCCCTGGCGTTGCCCATGGTTAAGTCAGATGCCACAGGGAACGCCATTGGCATCACTCCTGGGTGGGGAGTAGAAAAGGTGTATTGTGTCCCACCATTACAATCAGCAACACCTAAAGGTGGGAGGGGAC includes:
- the LOC130125355 gene encoding uncharacterized protein LOC130125355 → MPGTSRVFSRSYQSTADMTQTRTNGGRMNEFYTVLTGETLGVHTEFIKKHTHNAQIEVASYMLCGYILAFCPIVSRAGTDIEAAMRVIPAGKPVILVVLHNTFNPDKPVVESSGMVTRQDIVLTVDCLFHDGKLLKCPRNKAAFNSVANLVRQWYPKMSRRCNWFAWFYFYWQKPAFKCGSIILGVSLAALVIWGIVAASEGIN